In one window of Posidoniimonas corsicana DNA:
- the gluQRS gene encoding tRNA glutamyl-Q(34) synthetase GluQRS, protein MPRTRLAPSPTGALHLGNVRTFLVNWAIARQHGWEVVLRIEDLDGPRIKEQAARDLIATLGWLGMDWDEGPLYQTADPAPYRAALDRLAQQGDIYPCACTRSQIAADSLSAPHGDQHELRYSGRCRPDHPTPLPAWSAGEGQAWRVRVPEGQQTFDDVFCGPQTASIDAAVGDFLVSTKGGAPSYQLAVVVDDARQRIDQVVRGDDLLTSTPRQELLYEKLGAGPPPTWTHLPLVVGPDGRRLAKRHGDTRVDSYRQQGVRPERVVGMIASWSGLEGREELSAAEFATAFKLARLPRERVTFTPEDDAWLLG, encoded by the coding sequence ATGCCCCGCACGCGACTCGCCCCCTCGCCGACCGGAGCGCTGCACCTGGGCAACGTGCGCACGTTCCTGGTGAACTGGGCGATCGCCCGGCAGCACGGCTGGGAAGTCGTGCTGCGGATCGAGGACCTCGACGGCCCGCGCATCAAGGAGCAGGCCGCCCGCGACCTCATCGCCACGCTCGGCTGGCTCGGCATGGACTGGGACGAGGGGCCGCTGTACCAAACAGCCGACCCGGCACCGTACCGCGCGGCGCTCGACCGCCTGGCCCAGCAGGGCGATATCTACCCCTGCGCGTGCACCCGCAGCCAGATCGCCGCCGACAGCCTGTCGGCCCCGCACGGCGACCAGCACGAGCTGCGGTACAGCGGCCGCTGCCGGCCCGACCACCCGACCCCGCTGCCCGCCTGGTCGGCCGGCGAAGGCCAGGCGTGGCGGGTCCGCGTCCCCGAGGGCCAGCAAACCTTCGACGATGTGTTCTGCGGCCCGCAGACCGCGTCGATCGACGCGGCCGTGGGCGACTTCCTGGTTTCCACCAAGGGCGGCGCCCCCAGCTACCAGCTGGCCGTCGTGGTCGACGACGCCCGGCAGCGCATCGATCAGGTGGTCCGCGGCGACGACCTGCTCACCTCCACGCCGCGTCAGGAGCTGCTCTACGAGAAGCTCGGCGCCGGCCCGCCGCCTACTTGGACGCACCTGCCGCTGGTCGTCGGCCCGGACGGCCGCCGCCTAGCCAAGCGCCACGGCGACACCCGCGTCGACAGCTACCGCCAACAGGGCGTGCGGCCCGAACGCGTGGTGGGCATGATCGCCTCGTGGAGCGGGCTGGAAGGTCGCGAGGAACTCTCCGCGGCTGAGTTCGCCACCGCGTTCAAGCTCGCCAGGCTGCCGCGCGAGCGGGTGACGTTTACGCCCGAGGATGACGCGTGGTTGCTGGGGTAA
- a CDS encoding SlyX family protein: MTDRQTQLEELLAHQQRMLDELNSVVTGLRNELDLANLERTKLKTTVARLVEHYEAADGGPDEKPPHY; this comes from the coding sequence ATGACCGACCGCCAGACACAGCTCGAGGAGCTGCTCGCCCACCAGCAGCGGATGCTCGACGAACTCAACAGCGTCGTGACCGGACTGCGGAACGAGCTCGACCTGGCCAACCTCGAGCGGACCAAGCTCAAGACCACCGTCGCCCGCTTGGTGGAGCACTACGAGGCCGCCGACGGCGGCCCCGACGAGAAGCCGCCGCATTACTAG
- a CDS encoding SGNH/GDSL hydrolase family protein — MPSSQPRRTFLQTAAAGAVLAGAAGRAQAAPAAASSSMIPDGSTILFQGDSITDAGRKRGVDQANNHDALGNGYAFLAAAELLVDRPDAGLKCYNRGISGNKVHQLAERWQQDCLDLNPDVLSILIGVNDIWHWLNGAYDGTIQTYRDDYRRLLESTKQQLPSVRLVICEPFVLKTGAVGDNWFPKFDEFRAAAKELADEFADAWVPFQGMFDQAVKLAKPSHWAGDGVHPSAAGAAMMAHAWRKAVDAG, encoded by the coding sequence ATGCCCAGCAGCCAGCCCCGACGCACCTTCCTCCAGACCGCAGCGGCCGGCGCCGTGCTAGCCGGCGCCGCCGGCCGCGCGCAGGCCGCCCCAGCCGCCGCCAGCAGCAGCATGATCCCAGACGGCTCCACAATCCTGTTCCAGGGGGACAGCATCACCGACGCCGGCCGCAAACGCGGCGTCGACCAGGCGAACAACCACGACGCGCTCGGCAACGGCTACGCGTTTCTGGCCGCCGCCGAGCTGCTGGTCGACCGCCCGGACGCCGGGCTGAAGTGCTACAACCGCGGCATCAGCGGCAACAAGGTGCACCAGCTCGCCGAGCGTTGGCAGCAGGACTGCCTGGACCTGAACCCGGACGTGCTGAGCATCCTGATCGGCGTGAACGACATCTGGCACTGGCTCAACGGCGCCTACGACGGCACCATCCAGACCTACCGCGACGACTACCGCCGGCTGCTCGAGAGCACCAAGCAGCAGCTGCCGAGCGTCCGCCTGGTGATCTGCGAGCCGTTCGTCCTCAAGACCGGCGCCGTGGGCGACAATTGGTTCCCCAAGTTCGACGAGTTCCGCGCCGCCGCCAAGGAACTGGCCGACGAGTTCGCCGACGCGTGGGTCCCGTTCCAGGGCATGTTCGACCAGGCGGTCAAGCTCGCCAAGCCGAGCCACTGGGCCGGCGACGGCGTGCACCCCTCCGCCGCCGGCGCCGCGATGATGGCCCACGCCTGGCGGAAGGCGGTCGACGCGGGATGA